A portion of the Sandaracinobacteroides saxicola genome contains these proteins:
- a CDS encoding MFS transporter: MAGFLGEAKAGGGKLVVAGALCLMLGISALPFYTLGVFVKPVSAEFGWERSTVQAGFTAMVGAMVVVGWLWGVGIDRLGARRVGIISQFGLAAGFLIVSFAPASALGWGLCWALLGALGAGTAPATWTRGVAAAFSDGRGTALGLTLMGTGFAGFLAPVLMTPIVAEHGWRVGYQVLAGAVLLVGVPVAFALYREPVRAAVKGVLSLPGMDVGAVLRGRRFWVMVLVFTAVTFGVGGIIPNLIPLLTDRGMTREEAALYASITGGMVIVGRVVAGMLFDRFWAPGVGAAFLALPAVSCLLLLGDSLPHGLATGIAAAFVGLAAGAEFDLAAFLIARYFGMKRYGTLYSLMGIALLLPAGIAPPVFGAMFDSTGSYDGVLLVCAGLFALAPLLLFTLGKYPRHD; encoded by the coding sequence ATGGCGGGGTTTCTGGGCGAGGCGAAGGCGGGCGGCGGCAAGCTGGTGGTGGCGGGCGCGCTGTGCCTGATGCTGGGGATATCCGCCCTGCCCTTCTACACGCTGGGGGTGTTTGTGAAGCCCGTGTCGGCGGAATTCGGTTGGGAGCGCTCGACCGTGCAGGCGGGCTTTACCGCGATGGTCGGGGCGATGGTGGTGGTCGGCTGGCTGTGGGGCGTGGGCATTGACCGGCTGGGGGCGCGGCGGGTGGGGATCATCAGCCAGTTCGGACTGGCGGCGGGGTTCCTGATCGTCAGCTTCGCGCCGGCAAGCGCGCTCGGCTGGGGGTTGTGCTGGGCGCTGCTGGGGGCGCTGGGCGCGGGCACGGCGCCGGCGACCTGGACGCGGGGTGTGGCGGCGGCGTTCAGCGACGGGCGCGGCACGGCGCTGGGGCTGACACTGATGGGCACGGGGTTCGCCGGCTTCCTGGCGCCGGTGCTGATGACGCCGATCGTGGCGGAGCATGGCTGGCGGGTGGGCTATCAGGTGCTGGCGGGGGCGGTGCTGCTGGTGGGAGTGCCGGTCGCCTTCGCGCTCTATCGGGAGCCGGTGCGGGCGGCGGTCAAGGGCGTGCTGAGCCTGCCGGGGATGGACGTGGGGGCGGTGCTGCGCGGGCGGCGCTTCTGGGTGATGGTGCTGGTGTTCACGGCGGTCACCTTCGGCGTTGGCGGTATCATTCCCAACCTGATCCCGCTGCTGACCGACCGCGGCATGACGCGGGAAGAGGCGGCGCTCTATGCCTCGATCACCGGCGGCATGGTGATTGTGGGGCGGGTGGTGGCGGGGATGCTGTTCGACCGCTTCTGGGCGCCCGGCGTGGGCGCGGCGTTCCTGGCGCTGCCGGCGGTCAGCTGCCTGCTGCTGCTGGGGGACAGCCTGCCACACGGGCTGGCGACCGGCATCGCCGCGGCGTTCGTGGGGCTGGCGGCGGGGGCGGAGTTCGACCTGGCGGCATTCCTGATCGCACGATATTTTGGCATGAAGCGCTATGGCACGCTCTATAGCCTGATGGGCATCGCGTTGCTGCTGCCGGCGGGCATCGCGCCGCCGGTGTTCGGGGCGATGTTCGATTCGACCGGCAGCTATGATGGCGTATTGCTGGTATGCGCCGGGCTGTTCGCGCTGGCGCCGCTGCTGCTGTTCACACTGGGCAAATATCCGCGCCATGACTGA